CTGAAGAGCGCCAACACGTCCTTCTTCCACGCGGGCCCCACCCCCCGCGAGCTGACGGACACGGAACTCTACGAAGGCGTACTGACCGCTTGGCGGCCGTAAGCAGTCGTAACCCGCTGTAACCAGCCGTAACCCCGGGCCGCCCCTTCCCACCCTGTAAAACGGGAAGCGGGCGGCCCACCCATGTCGGCTACGATTTCAAGGTTCGAAACCGCAGAAAAGCAGCGACCTGGGAGCAGCCACGATGGCTCGACACCTCATCACCAGCGCCCTTCCGTACATCAACGGGATCAAGCACCTGGGCAACATGGTGGGGTCCATGCTCCCGGCGGACGTGTACTCCCGGTACCTCCGCCAGCGCGGCCACGACGTCCTGTACATCTGCGCCACCGACGAGCACGGCACGCCCGCCGAGCTGGCCGCCAAGGAGCAGGGCCTGCCGGTCGACGAGTTCTGCGCCCAGGCGCACGACGCCCAGAAGGCGGTCTACGACGGCTTCGCGCTGGCCTTCGACTACTTCGGCCGCAGTTCCTCCCCCGAGAACCGCGAGATCACCCAGCACTTCGCCCGCAAGCTGAACGAGAACGGCTTCATCGAGGAACGCGCCATCCGGCAGGTGTACAGCCCCGCCGACGGCCGCTTCCTCCCCGACCGCTATGTCGAGGGCACCTGCCCGCACTGCGGCTACGACAAGGCCCGCGGCGACCAGTGCGAGAACTGCACCCGGGTCCTGGACCCCACCGACCTGATCAACCCCCGCTCGGCGATCTCCGGCAGCACGGATCTCGAAGTGCGGGAGACCAAGCATCTCTTCCTCCTCCAGTCCAAGCTGGAGAACGAGGTCCGCGAGTGGGTCGCCCGGCACGACAGGGACTGGCCGCAGCTCGCCTCCTCCATCGCCCACAAGTGGCTGACCGAGGGCCTGCACGACCGCGCGATCACCCGTGACCTGGACTGGGGCGTCCCGGTCCCGGCCGACACCTGGCCGGAGCTGGCCGCCGAGGGCAAGGTCTTCTACGTCTGGTTCGACGCGCCGATCGAGTACATCGGCGCGACGAAGGAGTGGGCCGACCAGGACCCGGACAACCGCGACTGGAAGTCCTGGTGGTACGACGCGGACACCGAGGTCCGCTACACCGAGTTCATGGCGAAGGACAACGTCCCCTTCCACACGGTGATGTTCCCGGCCACCGAGCTGGGCGTACGCGAGCCGTGGAAGAAGGTCGACTACGTCAAGGCCTTCAACTGGCTGACGTACTACGGCGGGAAGTTCTCCACCTCGCAGAAGCGGGGCGTCTTCACCGACCAGGCTCTTCAGATCCTCCCGGCGGACTACTGGCGCTACTTCCTCATCGCCAACGCGCCCGAGTCCGACGACTCCTCCTTCACCTGGGAGCACTTCACCGCCACGGTCAACAAGGACCTCGCGGACACCCTCGGCAACTTCGTCAACCGCGTGCTGTCCTTCTCGAAGAAGCGCTTCGGTGACGAGGTGCCCGCGGGCGGCGAGCCCGGCGAGGCGGAGGCCCGCCTCGGCGAGGAGATCGCCCGGCTGCTCGCCGAGTACGAGCAGCAGATGGAGGCGCTGCAGTTCCGCAAGGCCGCCGCGGCCCTGCGCGCCCTGTGGTCGGCCGGCAACTCCTACCTGGAGGAGAAGGCCCCCTGGCTGCAGATCAAGACCGACAAGGACGCCGCTGCCCTCACCCTGCGTACGGCGATGAACCTGATCCACCTGTACGCGGTGGTCTCCGAGCCGCTGATCCCGGCCACCTCGGCGGCGATGCGCGGCGCCTTCGATCTGTCGGACGACACCGCCTCCTGGGTCACCGCGGACGAGGCCAAGTCCCTCGCCTCGGTCCCGGCAGGCACGCCGTTCACGGTCCCGCCGGTGCTGTTCGCCAAGCTGACGGACGAGGACCTGGAGAACTACAAGCAGCGCTTCGGCGGCGAACCCGCCTGACCGACGGAACACAGCCGATCGCCCTCCACGCGCACCTGCCCGGTGCGTGGAGGGCGCAGGGTCGTCAGCGGAGCACCCCGGCACCGGCGCCTTACGACTCCTCAGTGGCCGCCGCCGGAACGGAAGTTGCCGTGTCGCGGGGAGATTCTCCGGCTCAGGACGCGAACCCGAGGACGAGCGCGGCGACCACCGGTGCCGCGTAGACGAGCGGGAACGGGATGTGCGTATACCAGGGCGTGTGACAGCGGCCCGGAAAGAATCTCTGGCAAAGTACCGATGTCGTGAACCTCCCCGAACCTCACCGGCGGCTCCTCGCGGATGTCGTCACGGCGGGCGGCCCGTACGGACTGGTCCTGGCCGGCGGTTATGCCCTGCAGGCGCACGGTCTGCTGGAACGCCCGCACGCCAATCTCGACTTCGCGACGGAGAGCTCCGAGAGCATGGACCGGATCGCCGCCGCCGTCGGCGCCACCCTGGAGGCCCGCGGCCGGCAGGTGCGCGCCGGCGCCGTCGCCGGGCTCTCCGCCCAGCTGACGGTCACCGACCCGCCGACCGGTGAGCCCTGTGCCCTCGCCCTGCACAAGGAGGCCTTCTGGCAGCCGCCGGAGCTCACCGAGTACGGGCCGGCGCTCTCCCTCGAGGACGCCGTCGGTACGAAGATCCGGGCGCTGTACGACCGGGGCGCGGCCGTCGATCTGATCGACGCGCGGGCCGCCGCGGCCCGGTTCTCCCTGCCCAACCTGGAGGAACTGGGCCGCAGGCACGCCCACGACCCGTTCGACCTGCCCACCCTGCAGTCCCGGCTGACCGGCACGGACTTCTACTCCGACCTGGACTTCGTCCGGTACGGCCTGGACGAGACCGAGGTCGGCGCGCTGCGCGCCTGGGCCCAGCGCTGGTCCGACGACATCGCCGAACGACTGCTGGAGGACGGCGCGTCCCCCGACGAGGAGGACGAGGACGACGAGCAGAACGAGGACTGAGCCGCGTCAGCTGCCGCCCGGGGCCTCCTGCGGGGCCACGCCCGGCGTCGGATGGGTCCGCGGTTACTTCGGCTGCGGCTTCCTGATGCTCAGGTGCAGCTCGCGCAGGCGGGACTCCTCCAGCTCGGTCGGGGCGCCCATCATCAGGTCCTGGGCGTTGCCGTTGAGCGGGAAGGCGATCGTCTCGCGGATGTTGGGCTCGTCCGCGAGGAGCATGACGATACGGTCCACGCCGGGCGCGATGCCGCCGTGCGGCGGGGCACCGAAGCGGAACGCGCGGAGCATGCCCGCGAACTTCTCCTCGACGGTCTCACGGTCGTAGCCCGCGATCTCGAAGGCCTTGAGCATGATCTCCGGCTCGTGGTTCCGGATCGCGCCGGAGGACAGCTCGACGCCGTTGCAGACGATGTCGTACTGCCAGCCCAGGATGTCCAGCGGGTCCTGGGTCTCCAGGGCCTCCAGGCCACCCTGCGGCATGGAGAAGGGGTTGTGCGAGAAGTCGATCGCGCCGGTCTCCTCGTCCTTCTCGTACATCGGGAAGTCGACGATCCAGCAGAAGCGGAAGACGTCCTCCTCGAAGTGACCGGCGCGACGGGCGGCCTCCACCCGCACCGCGCCCATGACCTTCGAGACCTCGTCGAACTCGCCCGCGCCGAAGAAGACCGCGTGGCCGGCGGCCAGCGACAGCCGCTTGGTCAGCTCGGCGACGTTCTCCTCGGTGAGGAACTTCGCGATCGGCCCGGAGAGGGAGCCGTCCTCGGCCACCCGCACCCAGGCCAGGCCCCTGGCGCCCAGCGAGACCGCGAACTCGCCGAGCTGGTCGAAGAACTTGCGCGGCTGGTCCTGGACGGCCGGGACGGGCAGCGCGCGCACGTGCTTGCCGGCGAACGCCTTGAACTCCGAGCCCTCGAAGACATCGGTGATGTCGACCAGTTCCAGCTTGGCGCGCAGGTCCGGCTTGTCGGAGCCGTACTTGAGCATCGCCTCGCGGAACGGGATCCGCGGGAAGGGGGACGTCACATGGCGGCCGTTGCCGAACTCCTCGAAGAGTTCCGTCATCAGCTGCTCGATCGGCTGGAAGACGTCCTCCTGCTCGACGAAGCTCATCTCGACGTCGAGCTGGTAGAACTCGCCCGGCGAGCGGTCGGCGCGGGCGTCCTCGTCGCGGAAGCAGGGCGCGATCTGGAAGTAGCGGTCGAAGCCGGAGATCATCAGCAGCTGCTTGAACTGCTGCGGAGCCTGCGGCAGGGCGTAGAACTTGCCGGGGTTCAGGCGGGAGGGGACGACGAAGTCGCGGGCGCCCTCGGGGGAGGTCGCGGACAGGATCGGCGTCGCCATCTCGTTGAAGCCCAGCGCCGTCATCTTGTGGCGGATCGCGGAGATCACCGCCGTACGCAGCATGATGTTGCGGTGCATGCGCTCGCGGCGCAGGTCCAGGAAGCGGTACTCAAGGCGCCGCTCCTCGTTGACCCCGTCCTCGCTGTTGATCGTGAACGGCAGCGGCGCGGCGGCGCCCAGCAGCTCGACCTCGGCCACCTCGACCTCGATCTCGCCGGTGGGCAGGTCGGGGTTGATGTTCTCGGTTCCACGTGAAACAACGCGGCCGTCGACGCGGACCGTCGACTCCTTGGAGATCTTGTCCAGGGCCTCGTACGCCGGTGTGCCGGGGCGGGCGACCAGCTGCGTGATGCCGTAGTGATCGCGCAGATCGATGAAGAGGATGCCGCCCAGGTCGCGCCGATTGTGCAGCCAGCCACTCAGCCGGACGTCGGTGCCGACGTCAGAAGCGCGGAGCTGGCCGCAGGTGTGGGACCTGTACCGATGCATCGTCGTTCATCCAGTCTTTGCGGATCGGGTGTCGCCAGGCGGGTACGGCCTAGGCCATCCCAAGGGTACCGGGCACCCCAAGATCGGCTCCCCACCATTACTGCCGTACGGCCACCTGGGCCCGGCTCCCCGTTCTCGGCGGCACCTCCAAAATGTGCTGCCCGTCAATCGGGGTGTTCTTACAGTGGCACCTATCGATCGGATCTTCCTAAAGTGGGGCAATGCGTACTGGCGAGACCCTCCCGTCCATCGGGGACGTCCTCGCCGCCCTCGCGACCGGGATGTGGCACTGGGACACGGCTGCCAGGCTGGTCACCGTGGACGCGGAGGCGGCGCGGCTGCTCGGTCTGCCCGCGCAGGCGACCACCCTCACGGAGGCCCAGACCCGGGCCCGGCTGCACCCGGTCGACTGGAACGAGATCACCGGAGTGGTCCCGCTGGCCGTCGCCGAGGGCACGCTCGCCGAGGTGCGCATCCGGATCATGGACGAGCAGGGGAACATCCTGCGCGTCGTACGCAGCCGGTCGAAGCCCTCCTACGACGCCGAGCGGCAGGCGTACGAGCTGATAGGCACCCTTCAGGAGGTCACCGAGCCGACCCCGGGCACCCGGGCCGCCCGCAGCGCGGTCACCGGCGACTGGCGGCGCTCCCGGGAGGCGTTCTTGCTGGACGCGGGCCGGGCACTGGCCGAGGCGCGGTCCACGGCGGAGGTGCTGCGGGTGGCCGGCGGCCTGTCGATGCCGGGGTTCTCCCCGGACGGGCTGGTGGTGTTCGGGGTGGCGGGCGACCGGCTGACGATCATCGGCCAGCACGGGCACCAGCCCGGTGACATGGGCCCCTTCTCGAACATGCCGCTGAGCACCGACTATCCGGCGTCCGAGGTCGCCCGCACGGGCCGCGCGGTGTACATGTCCTCGCGCGCGGAGTACAAGTCCCGCTATCCGACGACCTGGCCGCTCGCCCGGCGCTTCGGCCGCCGCTCATGGGCCTTCATGCCGCTGACGGTGGCCGGGCGCACGATGGGCGCCTGGATGGCGGCGTTCGCCTATCCGGTGGCGTTCACCCCCGACGAGCGCGCGGTCCTGACGACGGTGGCCCGGATGCTCGCCCAGGCGCTCTCCCGCGCGGAGGCCGCCGAGTCGGAGCGGGAGCTGACCGAGGGCCTGCAGCGCTCCATGCTGCCCTCGCTGGGCCCGGAGATCCCCGGGATGCAGGTGGCCGCCCGGTACATCCCGACCGGCGGCGGACTCCAGGTCGGCGGCGACTGGTACGACATGATCCCGCTGCCCTCCGGCCGCTTCGCGCTGGCCATGGGGGACGTGCAGGGCCATGACGTACGGGCCGCGGGCCTCATGGGCCAGCTGCGCATCGCCCTGCGCGCCTACGCCTCCGAGGGCCACCGCCCCGACGCCGTACTCTCCCGCGCCTCCCGGTTCCTGCACGGCATCACGCACGACGACCGCGACGACCACCTGGCCGACCTGCGGTTCGCGACCTGTGTGTACGCAGAGGCCGACCCGGTGACCGGCATGCTGGAGATCGCCCGCGCCGGGCACCCGGACCCGGCGATCCGGATGGCCGACGGCACGGTGATGCTGCGGCCGACGGCGGGCGGGCTGCCGCTGGGCATCGACCCGGACGCGGACTATCCGACGACCCGGTTCACCCTGGAGTCCGGCGAGACGCTGATGCTCTGCACCGACGGCCTGATCGAGACCGGCGGGCACGACCTGGAGAGCGGCTGGCGCCGGCTGCGCGCGATCCTCGAGGCCCACCGGGTCGACGACGGAGCCGATCTGGAGTCGCTCGCCGACGCGCTGGTGCAGGCCGTGCACGGGCCGTCCTCGCACCACACCACCGGGCCCCTGGCCGACCGGCGCGAGGACGACATCGCACTGGTGCTGCTGTGCCGGCCCCAGGAGGGCACCGCAAAACCCTCGGTCCGGCGCACCCTGCTGTCGGTGGCGCAGGACGAGCCGGACCGGATCGCCGAGGCCCGCCGGCACCTGCGCGAGCTGCTGCACGACTGGGCCGACACGGACCAGGTCGACTCGGCGGCCCTGCTGATCTCCGAGATGGTCACCAACGTCCTCGTCCACACCGACGCCGACGCACTGCTGCTCGCCGAGGTGACCGGCGAGGCGGGCGCACGGCGGCTGCGGGCGGAGGTCACCGACGCGGGCGACGACCTGCCGCACCGGCGCCGCCCCGGCGAACTGGCCTCCTCCGGCCGCGGCCTGATGCTGATCGAACTGCTCGCGGACGCCTGGGGAGTGGACCCGCGCGGCGAGGGCAAGAGCATCTGGTTCGAGCTCTACGAGTCCGGGGGTGCCGCGTCGGGTGACGGGTCGGGTGACGTGTCGGGTGCCGTGTCGGGGGGCTTGTGGGAGGCGGGCGGGGAGGACGCCTCGGAGGGTGCCGCATAGCGCGTCCGCAGTTCCTGTACGACCCCGAAGGCGGCCGCGGTCAGGGGCACGGCGAGGAGCATGCCGAGGATGCCCGCGACGGAGGCCCCGGCGGTGATCGCCAGCATCACCACGGCGGGGTGCATCTGCACGGTCCGGCTCTGGACGACCGGCTGGAGCACGTGCCCCTCCAGCACCTGCACGGCGAGGACGACCCCGAGCGCCCACAGCGCGATGACGAAGCCGCGGTCGGCGAGGGCGACCAGGACGGCCACCGCGCCGGAGATGAAGGCGCCGAGGTAGGGGATGTAGGCGCCGACGAAGACGAGCGCGCCGAGGCCGATCGCGCCGGGCACCTGGAGGATCAGCAGACCGACGGTGATGCAGCCGGCGTCGATGAGCGCGATGACGGTCGTCCCGCGCATGAACCCCTCCACCGCCTCGAAGGCCCGCCGGGCGATGGCCTCCAGGGTGTCGGCGGTGCCGCCGGGCGCGAGGGACCGCAGGGTCTCCATGGCCCGGTGGGAGTCGCGCAGGAAGAAGAAGACGAGCAGCAGGGCGAGCACGGCCATGGCGATGCTCTCGGCGGCGACGCTGACCCCGCTGATGACGTTGGACGCGGCCGTACCGCCGAACCTGCTCAGCAGCTTGCGGGAGTTGGCGGCGAGGTCGTCCAGGCCGGTGCCGGCGGCCCCGAAGTGCGCCGAGACGCCCTTGGCGGCGTCCCGCAGCGAGGCGATGATCTGGTCGCCGGTGTCGATGAGCGCGGCGACCACGATGTACACGGCGCCGCCGACGACGGCCACGACGGCGACACAGGTGAGCCCGGCCGCCACCGACGCCTGCATCCCGGCCCGCACGAGCCGCCGGTACATCGGGCCGAGCAGGGCGGTCCCGAGCAGCGCGAGCAGCACCGGCGTGACGGCCGTACGGAACTCCCCGCACAACCGCACCCCGACCCAGCCGACGCCGGCGACGAGCAGCAGTACGACACACCAGGCGGCCAGGCGTCGGACGGGGTCGGGCAGGAGCGGCACGCGTCCAGCGGATCATGGAGGCCGACGGGTGTCCTGCGGCGCGGGGCCGGGCGGGTGAGGGGCACAGGAGCGGTACCCCGGCGGCATGGGAAGGGGTCCAGGGGGCGGAACCCCCTGGACCCCCGGGCCGGTACCGGAGCCGTCAGTCCTGCGGCCCGCTCCCGTTCATGCCATGCACCGCGGGAATCGTCCCGAGCCGCCCCTTCTGGAAGTCCTCGAAGGCCTGCATCAGCTCTTCCTTGGTGTTCATGACGAACGGGCCGTAGTGAGCCATGGGCTCACGAATCGGCTGCCCGCCCAGCAGCACGACCTCCAGATCCGGCGTGTGAGAGTCCTGCTTCTCGTCCGCGCGGACCGTCAGCGAGGCCCCGGCCCCGAACACGGCGGTCTGCCCGAGATGGACCGGCCGGCGGTCCGTACCGACGCTGCCGCGCCCCGCGAGGACGTACGCCAGCCCGTTGAAGTCCTCCCGCCAGGGCAGGGTGACCTCGGCACCCGGAGCGAGGGTCGCGTGGACCATCGTGATCGGGGTGTGGGTGATGCCGGGGCCCTTGTGGCCGTCCAGTTCACCCGCGATGACCCGCAGCAGAGCGCCACCGTCCGGGGTCGTCAGCAGCTGCACGTTGCCTCCGCGGATGTCCTGGTAGCGCGGGGCCATCATCTTGTCCTTGGCCGGGAGGTTCACCCACAGCTGCAGACCGTGGAAGAGACCGCCGGAGACGACCAGGGACTCCGGCGGGGCCTCGATGTGCAGGAGCCCCGAGCCCGCCGTCATCCACTGGGTGTCGCCGTTGGTGATGGTGCCGCCACCGCCGTGGGAGTCCTGGTGGTCGAAGACGCCGTCGATGATGTACGTGACGGTCTCGAAGCCGCGGTGCGGGTGCCAGGGGGTGCCCTTGGGCTCGCCCGGCGCGTACTCCACCTCGCCCATCTGGTCCATCATGATGAACGGGTCGAGGTAGCGGTAGTTGATCCCGGCGAACGCCCGGCGCACCGGGAAGCCCTCGCCCTCGAAACCGCTCGGAGCGGTCGTGACGGCCAGCACGGGACGTGCCACGGCGTCGGCGGGAGCGGTCACCCGGGGCAGCGTCAGCGGGTTCTCGACGGTCACTGCAGGCATGGTCGGTACCTCCTCGTGCGCTCACTTTAGTTGAGCATTGAACTTTCTGCCACCCTCAACAGAAAGAGCCCGGAGGGAATTCCCTCCGGGCCCTGGGAGCGGCGCACTCGGCACCCGCCCGCGAAGCGGCGGCCTCTAGCCGTACATGCGGCGCATCGCGAAGTCGACCATCTGCTCGACCGCCTTCGCGTCGAACACCATCCGGTGCTCGCCCTCCATGTCCAGGACGAAGCCGTAGCCGGTGGGCAGCAGGTCGATCACCTCGGCGCCGGTGATCACGAAGTACTTGGACTCCTTGCCCGCGTACCGGCGCAGCTCCTTGAGCGAGGTGAACATCGGGATCACCGGCTGCTGGGTGTTGTGCAGGGCGAGGAAGCCGGGGGTGTCGCCGCGTGGGCAGTACACCTTCGAGGTGGCGAAGATCTGCTGGAAGTCCTCGGCGGACATCTGCCCGGTGGTGAAGGCGCGCACCGCGTCCGCGAGGGAGGGCGGGGACGGCTCCGGGTAGAGCGGCGGCTGCTGGCCGTAGCCACCGACGCCGCCCGGCATCTGCTGCTGCGACGCGGTGTACTGCTGCTGAGCGGCGCCGCCATCCATGGGCTGGCCGTATCCGTACATGGGCGCAAGCGTACCGAGCGGGAGCGCTGCGGTGGTCCCCGGAGAATTTATGCAGCGGCCGGCCCACGGCGCCGACGGCTCCCTTCCCGGATCACCGCGTCCCGGTTGCACCGCACGGCCAGGCAGGAGTAGACCCTTCTCACACTTGACCGGCAGGGGTTGCTTCTTATTACCGACGGGTAGCATCATCGTAGCTACTTGTTGGTACGTGAACTAGGTGCGAGGAGTCAGTGCCTCGCCGATCCCTCAACGGAGCCGTCGCCATGGGGCACTACAAGTCGAATCTCCGCGACATCGAGTTCAACCTCTTCGAAGTACTGGGGCGCGACAAGGTGTACGGCACCGGCCCGTTCGAGGAGATGGACGTCGACACCGCCAAGAGCGTCCTGGAGGAGCTGACCCGCCTCTCGGAGAACGAGCTGGCCGAGTCCTTCGCCGACGCCGACCGCAACCCGCCGGTCTTCGACCCGGAGACCAACACCGCGCCGGTCCCGGCGTCCTTCAAGAAGAGCTACCAGGCCTTCATGGACTCCGAGTACTGGCGGCTCGGCCTGCCCGAGGAGATCGGCGGCACCACCTCGCCGCGCTCCCTGATCTGGGCCTACGCCGAGCTGATCCTGGGCGCCAACCCCGCCGTGTGGATGTACTCCTCGGGCCCGGCGTTCGCCGGCATCCTCTTCGAGGAGGGCAACGAGGTCCAGAAGCACATCGCCAAGGTCGCCACCGAGAAGCAGTGGGGCTCCACGATGGTGCTCACCGAGCCCGACGCGGGCTCCGACGTGGGTGCCGGCCGTACCAAGGCGATCCAGCAGGAGGACGGCTCCTGGCACATCGAGGGCGTGAAGCGCTTCATCACCTCCGGTGAGCACGACATGTCGGAGAACATCCTCCACTACGTGCTCGCGCGTCCCGAGGGCGCCGGCCCCGGCACCAAGGGCCTGTCCCTCTTCCTCGTCCCGAAGTACCTCTTCGACTTCGAGACCGGCGAGCTGGGCGAGCGCAACGGCGTGTACGCCACCAACGTCGAGCACAAGATGGGCCTGAAGGCCTCCAACACGTGCGAGATGACCTTCGGCGACCAGCACCCCGCCAAGGGCTGGCTGATCGGCGACAAGCACGACGGCATCCGCCAGATGTTCCGCATCATCGAGTTCGCCCGCATGATGGTCGGCACGAAGGCGATCTCCACGCTGTCCACCGGCTACCTGAACGCGCTGGAGTACGCCAAGGAGCGCGTCCAGGGCCCGGACCTGGCCAACTTCATGGACAAGACCGCGCCCAAGGTCACCATCACCCACCACCCCGACGTGCGCCGCTCGCTGATGACGCAGAAGGCGTACGCGGAGGGCATGCGCGCCCTGGTGCTGTACACCGCCTCGATCCAGGACGCGATCCAGGTCAAGGAGGCGAACGGCGAGGACGCCTCCGCCGAGGAGGCGCTGAACGACCTGCTGCTGCCGATCGTCAAGGGCTACGGCTCCGAGAAGGGCTACGAGCAGCTGGCCCAGTCGCTGCAGACCTTCGGCGGGTCCGGCTTCCTGCAGGAGTACCCGATCGAGCAGTACATCCGGGACTCCAAGATCGACACCCTGTACGAGGGCACCACGGCGATCCAGGGCCAGGACTTCTTCTTCCGGAAGATCGTCCGCAACCAGGGCGCCGCGCTGAACTCCCTCGCCGAGGACATCAAGAAGTTCCTGGCGCTCGGCACCGGCGGCGAGGAGCTGGCCGGCGCCCGCGAGCACCTGGCCAAGGCGGCCGTGGAGCTGGAGGCGATCGTCGGCCTGATGCTGACCGACCTCGCCGCCACCGAGCAGGACACCAAGAACATCTACAAGGTGGGCCTGAACACCACCCGCCTGCTCATGGCCTCCGGTGACGTCGTCGTCGGCTACCTGCTGCTCAAGGGCGCCGCGATCGCCGCCGAGAAGCTGGCCTCGGCCTCCGCCAAGGACAAGGCGTTCTACACCGGCAAGATCGCCGCGGCGAAGTTCTTCGCGGCGAACGTCCTGCCGGGCGTCACCCTCGCCCGCAAGGTCGCCGCCGGCGTCGAGCTGGACCTGATGGAGCTCGACGAGGCCGCGTTCTAAGCAATCCTCCTGCAGAAAGTGTGCGGGCCCGCTCCCTTTCCGGGAGCGGGCCCGCACTCGTCGTTAAGGTGAATCCCATGAGCGCACCAGCCCGCTTCGACCGCGGCCACACCGACGACCTGATGTCCTTCCTGGCGGCCGGCCCGTCGCCGTACCACGCGGTGGCCAATGCCGCCGAGCGGCTGGAGAAGGCAGGCTTCCGGCAGGTCGCGGAGACGGACGCCTGGGACGCCTCGAGCGGCGGCAAGTACGTGCTGCGCGGCGGCGCGATCGTCGCCTGGTACGTCCCCGAGGGCGCCGAGGCGCACACCCCGTTCCACATCGTCGGCGCGCACACCGACTCCCCGAACCTGCGGATCAAGCCACGGCCGGACAGCGGCGGGCACGGCTGGCGTCAGGTCGCCGTCGAGATCTACGGCGGCCCGCTGATGAACTCCTGGCTGGACCGCGACCTGGGACTGGCCGGCCGGCTGAGCCTGCGCGACGGCTCCACGGTCCTGGTCAACGTGGACCGGCCGCTGCTGCGCGTGCCCCAACTCGCCATCCACCTGGACCGTTCGGTCAGCTCCGAGGGGCTCAAGCTCGACAAGCAGCGTCATCTGCAGCCGGTCTGGGGACTTGGCGACGATGTGCGGGACGGCGATCTGATCGCCTTCCTGGAGGAGGAGGCGGGGCTCGCGGCCGGTTCGGTCACCGGCTGGGACCTGATGACGCACCCGGTGGAGGCACCGGCCTACCTCGGCCGGGACCGGGAGCTGGTCGCCGGGCCGCGGATGGACAACCTGCTGTCGGTGCACGCGGGCACGGCAGCGCTGGCCGCCGTCGCGACCTCCGGCGCCCCGCTCACCCGTATCCCGGTGCTCGCCGCCTTCGACCACGAGGAGAACGGCTCCCAGTCGGACACCGGCGCGGACGGCCCGCTGCTCGGATCGGTCCTGGAGCGCTCGGTGTTCGCGCGCGGCGGCTCCTACGAGGACCGGGCCCGGGCCTTCGCCGGCACCGTGTGCCTGTCCTCCGACACGGGCCACGCCGTCCACCCCAACTACGCCGAGCGGCACGACCCGACGCACCACCCGCGGGTCAACGGCGGCCCGATCCTCAAGGTCAACGTCAACAACCGCTATGCCACGGACGGTCCGGGCCGCGCGGTGTTCGCCGCCGCCTGCGAGAAGGCGGACGTCCCCTTCCAGGCCTTCGTCTCCAACAACTCCATGCCCTGTGGCACCACCATCGGCCCGATCACCGCGGCCCGGCACGGCATCCGGACCGTGGACATCGGCGTCGCGATCCTCTCGATGCACAGCGTGCGCGAACTGTGCGGCGCCGACGACCCGTTCCTGCTGGCCAACGCCCTGATGGCCTTCCTGGAGGGGTAGTCGAGGGCTAGCCGGG
Above is a genomic segment from Streptomyces fodineus containing:
- a CDS encoding nucleotidyl transferase AbiEii/AbiGii toxin family protein: MNLPEPHRRLLADVVTAGGPYGLVLAGGYALQAHGLLERPHANLDFATESSESMDRIAAAVGATLEARGRQVRAGAVAGLSAQLTVTDPPTGEPCALALHKEAFWQPPELTEYGPALSLEDAVGTKIRALYDRGAAVDLIDARAAAARFSLPNLEELGRRHAHDPFDLPTLQSRLTGTDFYSDLDFVRYGLDETEVGALRAWAQRWSDDIAERLLEDGASPDEEDEDDEQNED
- a CDS encoding SpoIIE family protein phosphatase: MRTGETLPSIGDVLAALATGMWHWDTAARLVTVDAEAARLLGLPAQATTLTEAQTRARLHPVDWNEITGVVPLAVAEGTLAEVRIRIMDEQGNILRVVRSRSKPSYDAERQAYELIGTLQEVTEPTPGTRAARSAVTGDWRRSREAFLLDAGRALAEARSTAEVLRVAGGLSMPGFSPDGLVVFGVAGDRLTIIGQHGHQPGDMGPFSNMPLSTDYPASEVARTGRAVYMSSRAEYKSRYPTTWPLARRFGRRSWAFMPLTVAGRTMGAWMAAFAYPVAFTPDERAVLTTVARMLAQALSRAEAAESERELTEGLQRSMLPSLGPEIPGMQVAARYIPTGGGLQVGGDWYDMIPLPSGRFALAMGDVQGHDVRAAGLMGQLRIALRAYASEGHRPDAVLSRASRFLHGITHDDRDDHLADLRFATCVYAEADPVTGMLEIARAGHPDPAIRMADGTVMLRPTAGGLPLGIDPDADYPTTRFTLESGETLMLCTDGLIETGGHDLESGWRRLRAILEAHRVDDGADLESLADALVQAVHGPSSHHTTGPLADRREDDIALVLLCRPQEGTAKPSVRRTLLSVAQDEPDRIAEARRHLRELLHDWADTDQVDSAALLISEMVTNVLVHTDADALLLAEVTGEAGARRLRAEVTDAGDDLPHRRRPGELASSGRGLMLIELLADAWGVDPRGEGKSIWFELYESGGAASGDGSGDVSGAVSGGLWEAGGEDASEGAA
- the aspS gene encoding aspartate--tRNA ligase, giving the protein MHRYRSHTCGQLRASDVGTDVRLSGWLHNRRDLGGILFIDLRDHYGITQLVARPGTPAYEALDKISKESTVRVDGRVVSRGTENINPDLPTGEIEVEVAEVELLGAAAPLPFTINSEDGVNEERRLEYRFLDLRRERMHRNIMLRTAVISAIRHKMTALGFNEMATPILSATSPEGARDFVVPSRLNPGKFYALPQAPQQFKQLLMISGFDRYFQIAPCFRDEDARADRSPGEFYQLDVEMSFVEQEDVFQPIEQLMTELFEEFGNGRHVTSPFPRIPFREAMLKYGSDKPDLRAKLELVDITDVFEGSEFKAFAGKHVRALPVPAVQDQPRKFFDQLGEFAVSLGARGLAWVRVAEDGSLSGPIAKFLTEENVAELTKRLSLAAGHAVFFGAGEFDEVSKVMGAVRVEAARRAGHFEEDVFRFCWIVDFPMYEKDEETGAIDFSHNPFSMPQGGLEALETQDPLDILGWQYDIVCNGVELSSGAIRNHEPEIMLKAFEIAGYDRETVEEKFAGMLRAFRFGAPPHGGIAPGVDRIVMLLADEPNIRETIAFPLNGNAQDLMMGAPTELEESRLRELHLSIRKPQPK
- the metG gene encoding methionine--tRNA ligase, with the translated sequence MARHLITSALPYINGIKHLGNMVGSMLPADVYSRYLRQRGHDVLYICATDEHGTPAELAAKEQGLPVDEFCAQAHDAQKAVYDGFALAFDYFGRSSSPENREITQHFARKLNENGFIEERAIRQVYSPADGRFLPDRYVEGTCPHCGYDKARGDQCENCTRVLDPTDLINPRSAISGSTDLEVRETKHLFLLQSKLENEVREWVARHDRDWPQLASSIAHKWLTEGLHDRAITRDLDWGVPVPADTWPELAAEGKVFYVWFDAPIEYIGATKEWADQDPDNRDWKSWWYDADTEVRYTEFMAKDNVPFHTVMFPATELGVREPWKKVDYVKAFNWLTYYGGKFSTSQKRGVFTDQALQILPADYWRYFLIANAPESDDSSFTWEHFTATVNKDLADTLGNFVNRVLSFSKKRFGDEVPAGGEPGEAEARLGEEIARLLAEYEQQMEALQFRKAAAALRALWSAGNSYLEEKAPWLQIKTDKDAAALTLRTAMNLIHLYAVVSEPLIPATSAAMRGAFDLSDDTASWVTADEAKSLASVPAGTPFTVPPVLFAKLTDEDLENYKQRFGGEPA